One genomic segment of bacterium includes these proteins:
- a CDS encoding RNA polymerase sigma factor: MPYLVPRHSTEAESAALTDSELLAATGRGDQQAFAELVDRKTEPLLHLAFRIVGDREEAKDLVQLAFLRAWEHRERYDPRWSANTWLYRITTNLGIDYIRARSTRRRKTEPVRHHLRAVHSKPEAGFESMMASETLAILRDLASDLSARQSKAFLLREVEGLSSKEVAEVLECSESTVRNHLFAARVKLRRELSRRFPEYAALARDGRR, translated from the coding sequence ATGCCTTACCTGGTCCCCAGACACTCGACCGAGGCCGAAAGCGCCGCGCTCACGGACAGTGAGCTGCTGGCGGCGACCGGCCGGGGTGATCAGCAGGCCTTTGCCGAGCTCGTTGATCGCAAGACCGAGCCGTTGCTCCACCTGGCGTTTCGCATCGTCGGCGACCGCGAGGAGGCGAAGGATCTAGTGCAACTCGCTTTCTTGCGTGCCTGGGAGCACCGCGAGCGCTATGACCCGCGTTGGAGCGCGAATACCTGGCTGTACCGCATAACAACCAACCTGGGCATCGACTACATTCGGGCGCGAAGCACCCGTCGCCGGAAGACCGAGCCGGTGCGCCACCATCTGCGCGCGGTGCACAGCAAGCCCGAGGCCGGCTTCGAGTCGATGATGGCCAGCGAAACCCTGGCAATCCTGAGGGATCTGGCCAGCGACCTCAGCGCTCGACAGAGCAAGGCCTTTCTACTGCGGGAGGTGGAGGGATTGAGCTCGAAGGAGGTCGCCGAGGTCCTGGAGTGCAGCGAATCGACGGTCAGAAACCACCTGTTCGCGGCGCGCGTGAAGCTCCGGCGTGAACTGAGCCGGCGCTTTCCCGAGTATGCCGCGTTGGCGCGGGATGGCCGCCGGTGA
- a CDS encoding type II secretion system F family protein, which translates to MQFVCTVGKTDGRIVEESHDGRSEAAVRAELERRGHHVLKIRRRGLPVISPLAWSSNGRRAKKVPDQALLLFNQEFAALLRSGLPVLQGLGLMADRQRDPVFKEILEDVVRKVQNGSELSAAFAHHGESLPQLFPATLKAGERSGELESVIRRFVRYMKLITEARRKVVSALVYPAVLVGLSLLLIAVMAVYVVPKFTEFFSALDTELPLLTRMTLSFSRFMSNNWLVLLAGTTIVVVVVGRVSRSPAGGRVFDRLKLKVPILGSIFRRLAMSEFSRSLSTLLAGGIPVVPALEDSVSAVGNAYIRRVLEPMIPKVREGVALYSALEASGESPEIVVEMTKVGEETGSLDLMLGNASDFLDEEVDTLLQRILVLVEPIMLVLMGTIVATLLVSVYLPLFSMLSQVGPR; encoded by the coding sequence ATGCAGTTCGTTTGCACAGTGGGGAAAACCGACGGGCGTATCGTCGAGGAATCCCATGATGGCCGCTCGGAGGCCGCGGTACGGGCGGAGCTCGAGCGTCGTGGTCATCACGTTCTCAAGATCCGACGTCGGGGGTTGCCGGTCATCTCGCCGCTGGCGTGGTCGTCCAATGGCCGGCGCGCCAAGAAGGTACCGGATCAGGCGCTGCTCTTGTTCAATCAGGAGTTCGCAGCACTGCTTCGATCGGGGTTACCGGTCTTGCAGGGGCTCGGCCTCATGGCCGACCGCCAGCGTGATCCGGTCTTCAAGGAGATCTTGGAAGACGTTGTGCGCAAGGTCCAGAACGGATCCGAGCTCTCCGCGGCGTTCGCTCACCACGGCGAGTCGCTGCCGCAGCTCTTTCCGGCGACCCTGAAGGCCGGTGAGCGGAGCGGGGAGCTCGAATCGGTGATAAGGCGGTTCGTGCGCTACATGAAGCTGATCACCGAGGCCCGCCGCAAAGTGGTGTCGGCACTCGTCTATCCGGCCGTCCTCGTGGGTCTTTCGCTTCTCTTGATCGCGGTGATGGCGGTTTACGTGGTACCCAAGTTCACCGAGTTCTTCTCCGCGCTCGATACCGAGCTGCCGCTGCTGACGCGAATGACCCTCAGTTTTTCACGCTTCATGAGCAACAACTGGTTGGTTCTGCTGGCCGGAACCACCATCGTCGTGGTGGTGGTGGGCAGAGTGTCACGCTCGCCGGCCGGAGGGCGTGTCTTCGATCGCTTGAAGCTCAAGGTGCCGATTTTGGGCTCGATCTTCCGGCGACTCGCGATGTCCGAGTTCTCCCGATCCCTGTCAACGCTCCTGGCCGGGGGGATTCCAGTGGTTCCGGCCCTGGAGGACTCGGTATCGGCGGTCGGCAACGCTTACATTCGGCGGGTGCTCGAGCCCATGATCCCGAAAGTGCGCGAGGGCGTGGCGCTCTATTCGGCGCTGGAAGCGAGCGGTGAAAGTCCTGAGATTGTGGTCGAAATGACCAAGGTCGGCGAGGAGACCGGCAGTCTGGACTTGATGCTGGGCAACGCCTCGGACTTCTTGGACGAAGAGGTGGATACCCTGCTACAGCGGATCCTGGTACTGGTTGAACCGATCATGCTCGTGTTGATGGGCACCATCGTGGCCACCCTTCTGGTGTCTGTCTATTTGCCACTCTTCAGTATGCTGAGCCAGGTCGGACCGAGATAG
- a CDS encoding type II/IV secretion system protein yields MATAPAEREQYEKRAAELARRHDLEFVAHDRFTVDNDLFRSIPFEVMLRYGFIPESQVDGRITIVVADPTDVTRLDEIELLLGSPIDVKVGAGAAIEDVLQKSESAQRVLDEATEDFRLQLVQDDGDSGEVLSIDRISADTSPIIKLVDSTVLNAIQRRASDIHIETRESEVVIKYRIDGVLYQAMEPIDKRHHQTVISRIKVMSELDIAEKRVPQDGRFKLRFKGRTIDFRVSIMPSVHGEDCVIRILDKESINKEFRNLRLPVLGFDEATIRKVRKFIREPYGMVLVTGPTGSGKTTTLYACLSEIQSTEDKIVTIEDPVEYQLKGITQIPVNEKKGLTFARGLRSILRHDPDKIMVGEIRDEETAQIAVQSALTGHLVFTTVHANNVVDVLGRFLNMQVDLYNFVSALNCVLAQRLVRKICNHCKVPVEVSPELLEESGIEAASVADRKFYEGAGCVECGGTGFHGRTAISELLDLSDRIRELILERRPASEIKRAAKEEGMFFLRESALSEVFRGVTTLREVNKVTFVE; encoded by the coding sequence ATGGCGACGGCGCCGGCGGAGCGAGAGCAGTATGAGAAGCGGGCAGCCGAGCTCGCCAGACGCCACGATCTCGAGTTCGTGGCCCATGATCGCTTTACCGTCGACAACGACCTCTTCCGGTCGATCCCCTTCGAGGTGATGCTTCGCTACGGCTTCATCCCGGAGAGCCAGGTCGACGGCCGGATCACGATCGTGGTCGCCGATCCAACGGACGTGACTCGTCTCGACGAGATCGAGCTGCTGCTCGGTTCGCCGATCGACGTCAAGGTCGGAGCCGGTGCCGCGATTGAGGACGTGCTCCAGAAATCGGAGAGCGCCCAGAGAGTCCTGGACGAGGCCACCGAGGACTTTCGCTTGCAGCTGGTGCAGGACGACGGCGACAGCGGCGAGGTGCTGTCGATCGACCGAATCTCGGCCGATACCAGTCCGATCATCAAGCTCGTCGATTCGACGGTTCTCAACGCCATTCAGCGGCGCGCCAGCGACATCCACATCGAGACGCGCGAGAGCGAAGTGGTCATCAAGTACCGGATTGACGGAGTCCTCTACCAGGCGATGGAGCCGATCGACAAGCGGCACCACCAGACCGTCATCAGCCGCATCAAAGTCATGTCCGAGCTCGACATCGCTGAAAAGAGGGTTCCCCAGGACGGCCGGTTCAAGCTTCGTTTCAAGGGACGAACGATCGACTTCCGTGTCTCGATCATGCCCTCGGTGCATGGCGAGGACTGCGTCATCAGGATTCTGGACAAGGAGTCGATCAACAAGGAGTTTCGCAACCTGCGACTCCCGGTTCTCGGGTTCGACGAAGCCACGATTCGCAAGGTCCGCAAGTTCATCCGGGAGCCCTACGGCATGGTGTTGGTGACCGGTCCGACCGGCTCCGGTAAGACCACCACGTTGTACGCGTGTCTGTCCGAGATTCAATCGACCGAGGACAAGATCGTCACGATCGAAGACCCAGTGGAGTATCAGCTCAAGGGCATCACGCAGATTCCGGTCAATGAGAAGAAGGGACTCACCTTTGCCCGTGGCCTGCGCTCGATTCTGAGACACGATCCCGACAAGATCATGGTTGGTGAGATCCGAGATGAGGAAACCGCCCAGATCGCCGTACAATCCGCTCTCACCGGTCATCTGGTGTTCACAACCGTGCACGCCAACAACGTCGTCGACGTCCTGGGTCGGTTCCTCAACATGCAAGTCGATCTCTACAACTTCGTATCGGCGCTGAACTGTGTACTGGCGCAGCGGCTTGTGCGCAAGATCTGCAATCACTGCAAGGTGCCGGTGGAAGTTTCCCCTGAGCTGCTCGAGGAAAGCGGCATCGAGGCGGCTTCGGTTGCCGATCGGAAGTTCTACGAAGGCGCAGGCTGTGTCGAGTGCGGTGGCACCGGCTTCCACGGCCGCACGGCCATTTCCGAGCTTCTCGATCTGTCCGATCGGATCCGGGAGCTGATCTTGGAAAGGCGGCCGGCCTCCGAGATCAAGCGTGCCGCGAAAGAAGAAGGTATGTTTTTCCTGCGTGAATCGGCGCTGTCCGAGGTTTTCAGAGGAGTCACGACGCTTCGTGAAGTCAACAAAGTTACCTTTGTGGAGTAG
- a CDS encoding type II secretion system protein has protein sequence MIRVRRAAAGGFTLAEMVMVAAIMAILASIALPLGKHAMKRQKEMELRTNLRILRNAIDEFKRFSDGGLIPVELGTDGYPEDIEVLIEGVDLVGQIDRRFRFLRRIPRDPMTGEAEWGKRSFQDDWDSNSWGGENLFDVYSLSEGTGLNGIPYAEW, from the coding sequence ATGATTCGGGTGCGACGCGCGGCCGCCGGCGGGTTTACTCTCGCGGAGATGGTGATGGTGGCGGCGATTATGGCCATTCTGGCCAGCATCGCCCTGCCATTGGGCAAGCATGCGATGAAACGCCAGAAGGAAATGGAGCTACGGACCAACCTGCGGATCCTCCGCAACGCGATCGACGAGTTCAAGCGCTTCAGTGACGGCGGACTGATCCCGGTGGAGCTCGGTACCGACGGCTACCCGGAAGACATCGAGGTCCTGATCGAGGGAGTCGACCTGGTCGGGCAGATCGACAGGCGATTCCGGTTTCTTCGCAGGATACCGAGAGATCCTATGACCGGAGAGGCCGAATGGGGCAAGCGCAGCTTTCAGGATGATTGGGATTCGAACTCATGGGGTGGTGAGAATCTCTTCGATGTCTACTCTCTCAGTGAAGGAACGGGGCTCAACGGGATCCCGTACGCGGAATGGTAG
- a CDS encoding prepilin-type N-terminal cleavage/methylation domain-containing protein: protein MVGIRCAPGRRRRSSTNGFTLLELIVVIAIIGILATMAMPAMKNTPVRAREAVLKNNLHAIRDVIDQYHADKGFYPPTLEALVEEGYFRKVPRDPMTRSTETWVLEYDTPDPDLEPAETDFSEDGAPGVIDVRSGSPKSGLDGEPYSEW from the coding sequence ATGGTAGGAATCCGCTGTGCGCCTGGGAGGCGTCGCCGCTCGAGCACGAACGGCTTTACGCTGCTCGAGCTCATCGTGGTAATTGCGATCATCGGGATCCTGGCGACAATGGCCATGCCGGCGATGAAGAACACTCCCGTGCGCGCTCGCGAGGCGGTACTCAAGAACAACCTCCACGCGATTCGAGACGTCATCGATCAGTACCACGCCGACAAGGGTTTCTATCCGCCGACCCTCGAAGCACTGGTCGAAGAGGGGTACTTCCGCAAAGTGCCGCGTGACCCGATGACGCGCAGCACCGAAACCTGGGTTCTCGAGTACGACACTCCGGATCCCGATCTCGAGCCCGCCGAGACCGATTTTTCAGAGGACGGAGCCCCGGGCGTGATCGACGTTCGATCGGGCTCTCCGAAAAGCGGCCTCGACGGCGAGCCCTACAGCGAATGGTAG
- a CDS encoding type II secretion system protein, with the protein MVATGARPLRRRSDLRRRQAGYNLVALMVIVAVVNIAIAASLPMWSKVIQRDKESVLVFRGLQYAEAIRVFQKRTGRFPTRLEELIEIEPRCIRQLWLDPMNEEPEWGLVLAGAEGLDPGLQSQTDAGLGTNRERSSLREERRRRRDQRDRERDRRRQGRQAPEETISPRQRIEDRGGGRRGVPRAGEQVTRGPIIGVHSLSEGTAIRSFEGGTSYKDWKFTTELLPQFGVENAGENVPRLHSNWIGRAYPAGAEPVTEGGMPDSPLDRKDDSRSRNRRNRRNDRERR; encoded by the coding sequence ATGGTAGCCACCGGCGCGCGGCCGCTCCGGAGGCGATCGGACCTCCGACGCCGGCAGGCGGGCTACAACCTAGTGGCCCTCATGGTAATCGTCGCGGTGGTCAACATCGCGATTGCGGCTTCTCTTCCGATGTGGAGCAAGGTGATTCAGCGCGACAAGGAGAGTGTGCTTGTCTTTCGCGGGCTCCAGTACGCCGAAGCGATTCGGGTCTTTCAGAAGCGGACCGGTCGATTCCCGACGCGTCTCGAAGAACTGATCGAGATCGAGCCACGCTGCATTCGCCAACTCTGGCTCGATCCCATGAATGAAGAGCCGGAATGGGGCCTGGTTCTCGCCGGGGCCGAGGGACTCGACCCCGGGCTTCAGTCCCAAACTGACGCCGGTCTTGGTACCAACAGAGAGCGAAGCAGCCTGCGGGAGGAACGACGACGGCGACGGGACCAACGAGATCGTGAAAGAGACCGCCGACGGCAGGGGCGGCAAGCCCCGGAAGAGACCATTTCCCCGCGCCAGCGGATCGAAGATCGCGGTGGCGGTCGGCGAGGAGTCCCTCGTGCCGGCGAGCAGGTCACGCGAGGACCAATCATAGGCGTGCACAGTCTCAGCGAGGGCACCGCGATCCGGTCGTTCGAGGGCGGGACGTCCTATAAGGACTGGAAGTTCACCACCGAGCTGCTGCCGCAGTTCGGAGTCGAGAACGCCGGCGAGAACGTGCCTCGGCTGCACAGTAATTGGATCGGCCGCGCCTACCCAGCGGGGGCGGAACCTGTCACCGAAGGTGGAATGCCGGATAGTCCGCTCGATCGGAAAGACGACAGCCGATCGAGGAATCGACGCAACCGGAGAAACGACCGTGAGCGTCGCTGA
- the dut gene encoding dUTP diphosphatase, whose translation MGLTVRVQRLAHGRGLELPRAASVGSAGVDLRAAIEEGDRLVLAPGERVAIPTGLALEIPVGWEGQVRPRSGLAARHGLALVNAPGTIDSDYRGEVSVLVINLGQEAVSLHRGQRIAQLVIAPCSRVNLVEVDSLEPSDRGSGGFGSTGER comes from the coding sequence ATGGGCTTGACCGTGCGCGTTCAGAGACTGGCGCATGGCCGGGGCCTCGAGCTGCCGCGCGCCGCATCCGTGGGGAGTGCCGGCGTGGACCTGCGCGCCGCGATCGAAGAGGGCGATCGGCTCGTGCTCGCGCCTGGCGAGCGAGTGGCGATACCTACCGGCCTGGCGCTCGAGATTCCCGTCGGCTGGGAAGGGCAGGTGAGACCGCGCAGTGGACTGGCCGCGCGTCACGGGTTGGCGCTGGTCAACGCACCCGGCACGATCGACAGCGACTATCGTGGCGAGGTCAGCGTGCTGGTAATCAACCTGGGCCAGGAAGCCGTGAGTCTTCATCGGGGCCAGCGCATCGCCCAGCTGGTGATCGCTCCCTGCTCGAGGGTCAACCTGGTCGAGGTGGATTCGCTCGAGCCGAGCGATCGAGGCAGCGGTGGCTTCGGCTCGACGGGCGAACGGTAG
- a CDS encoding SDR family NAD(P)-dependent oxidoreductase gives MNDSRPTAVVTGASSGIGRASAVTLAKAGFDVILAARRESRLEKIAAEIGGRAIRLDVVDPKSIEAFAAQCPAAIDVLVNNAGGALGLDPVESGSDEDWIRMWQTNVLGVARLTRALLPALRRSPSAHILMLGSTAGFETYPGGAGYTSSKHALRAVTRTLRLELLGEPIRLTEIAPGMVETEFSINRFYGDRDRADAVYRGLTPLVAEDVAQCVLFAVTRPAHVNIDEIVVRPVDQATSTAVHRRKD, from the coding sequence ATGAACGATTCCAGACCCACAGCGGTGGTCACCGGGGCCAGCTCCGGCATCGGCCGAGCCAGCGCGGTCACGCTGGCAAAAGCCGGTTTCGACGTGATCCTGGCGGCCCGCCGTGAAAGCCGGCTGGAGAAGATTGCCGCCGAGATCGGCGGCCGGGCGATCCGGCTCGATGTCGTCGATCCGAAGAGCATCGAAGCTTTCGCCGCGCAGTGCCCGGCTGCGATCGACGTCCTGGTCAACAACGCCGGCGGCGCCCTGGGTCTCGATCCGGTGGAATCCGGATCCGACGAGGACTGGATCCGGATGTGGCAAACCAACGTTCTGGGAGTCGCGCGCCTGACTCGCGCGCTGCTGCCGGCGCTCCGGCGCTCGCCGAGTGCGCATATCTTGATGCTCGGCTCGACCGCGGGATTCGAGACCTATCCCGGCGGCGCCGGTTACACCTCGAGCAAACACGCGCTGCGCGCGGTCACGAGGACCTTACGCCTCGAGCTGCTGGGCGAGCCGATCCGTCTGACCGAGATCGCTCCCGGCATGGTCGAGACCGAGTTCTCGATCAATCGCTTCTATGGCGATCGAGATCGAGCGGACGCGGTCTACCGGGGTCTGACCCCACTAGTGGCCGAAGACGTCGCGCAGTGCGTTCTGTTCGCCGTAACGCGGCCGGCTCACGTCAACATCGACGAGATCGTCGTACGCCCCGTGGATCAGGCGACCTCCACCGCGGTCCACCGCAGGAAAGACTGA
- the nth gene encoding endonuclease III, with protein MSARRARPTPGRAKRESRPARKRRTEEILERLREEYPDARCALRHRSALQLLVATILSAQCTDKRVNQVTPALFKKYPKAVDYADTPLAELEEMIRSTGFFRNKAKSLKGLGQALVEEHRGRVPRTLKELIRLPGVGRKTANVVLGNAFGIDEGVVVDTHVGRLSRRLGLTDNNDAVKVESDLMEVVPQAAWTLWAHLLIFHGRQVCHSRRPDCAECVLVDLCPSAEV; from the coding sequence ATGAGCGCGCGGCGAGCTCGACCGACGCCCGGGCGCGCCAAGCGCGAGAGTCGGCCGGCCAGAAAACGGCGGACCGAGGAGATCCTGGAGCGGCTCCGGGAGGAGTACCCCGATGCCCGCTGCGCTCTGCGGCACCGAAGCGCGCTCCAGCTACTGGTGGCGACCATCCTCTCGGCTCAGTGCACCGACAAGCGAGTCAACCAGGTCACCCCGGCGCTGTTCAAGAAGTACCCGAAGGCCGTGGACTACGCCGATACCCCGCTAGCCGAGCTCGAAGAGATGATCCGCTCGACCGGCTTCTTTCGCAACAAGGCCAAGTCGCTCAAGGGGCTCGGACAGGCCCTGGTCGAGGAACACCGCGGGCGCGTACCCCGCACGCTCAAGGAACTAATCAGACTACCGGGAGTCGGGCGCAAAACGGCCAACGTCGTTCTGGGCAACGCCTTCGGCATCGACGAGGGCGTGGTCGTCGACACCCACGTCGGCCGGCTGTCCCGACGTCTTGGGTTGACCGACAACAACGACGCGGTCAAGGTCGAAAGCGACCTGATGGAGGTCGTGCCCCAGGCCGCCTGGACCCTATGGGCCCATCTCCTCATCTTCCACGGCCGTCAGGTCTGCCACTCGCGCAGGCCGGACTGCGCCGAGTGCGTTCTGGTCGACCTCTGCCCTTCGGCCGAGGTTTAG
- a CDS encoding phage holin family protein, with product MIRALAQIALNGLGVVVAAYLVPGIHYSGDILYLLLTGLVIGALNLLVKPLVTLLSLPLIVLTLGLFFLVINGLMLLVASGLLSGLEIDGCLPAILGGLVLGIFNWLVRAFTPE from the coding sequence ATGATCCGGGCCCTCGCACAGATCGCCCTCAACGGACTCGGGGTCGTGGTCGCGGCCTACCTGGTGCCCGGGATTCACTACTCCGGCGACATCTTGTACCTGCTCCTGACCGGACTGGTCATCGGAGCTCTGAATCTCCTGGTCAAGCCGCTGGTCACGCTCCTTTCGCTGCCGCTCATCGTCCTGACCTTGGGTCTCTTCTTTCTGGTGATCAACGGACTCATGCTCCTCGTCGCCTCGGGCCTGCTCTCGGGGCTCGAGATCGACGGCTGCCTGCCGGCCATTCTCGGCGGGCTCGTGCTCGGGATCTTCAACTGGCTGGTGCGAGCCTTCACCCCCGAATGA
- a CDS encoding DUF3999 domain-containing protein, whose amino-acid sequence MTVRRLPLLLRFFLVAAIGASGGIATASPAAASAASEDRAVDLGWAWRNWAYSRPIAIGAEALEQRLVRVPVSDEVFAHASIDLSDLRVIDDSGKETGYVLYSGFPTGSLAWRDTDLIDTGYVPGSYTQAVVDTGGNDAVHSVVKVELSDRKEDFFGWAEISASSDYEAWRTLRAKAPVYHFRETGEGQAMRVGYPPTRDRWLRLRLLRDDGAVPIASIRVANKHLESEAELEDAGLELALREDSPVDESWWELASERRTAPISAVRVETLRNEFHRPVKVGASDDGDTWRDVGRGLVYRFLNQETGAERESLQVEFSGSSARFWRVAILDGNDAPIDDLRITLLRPVQSVVFRPEARRAFRLLYGHSRAESPRYELAQLLDSGQLAAAPLGALGAEEPNPDFVSSEPFSERHPVLIWAALALAVLVLGALAVKSFRSGSDPFSE is encoded by the coding sequence GTGACCGTCAGGCGCCTGCCTCTACTACTCCGGTTCTTCTTGGTAGCCGCTATCGGAGCCAGCGGAGGCATCGCGACAGCGTCGCCGGCGGCGGCATCCGCGGCATCTGAAGACCGCGCCGTGGACCTCGGTTGGGCTTGGCGCAACTGGGCCTACTCGCGACCGATCGCGATCGGAGCCGAAGCGCTCGAGCAGCGACTGGTCCGAGTGCCTGTCTCCGATGAGGTCTTCGCCCACGCCAGCATCGACCTTTCCGATCTCCGGGTCATCGACGACTCCGGCAAAGAGACCGGCTACGTGCTCTATTCGGGCTTCCCCACCGGCAGTCTCGCTTGGCGCGACACCGACTTGATCGACACCGGCTACGTGCCCGGAAGCTACACCCAAGCAGTCGTCGATACCGGCGGCAACGATGCGGTGCATAGCGTGGTCAAGGTCGAGCTGTCGGATCGGAAAGAGGACTTTTTCGGCTGGGCCGAGATTTCCGCGAGCTCGGACTATGAAGCCTGGAGGACACTCCGTGCCAAGGCTCCCGTCTACCACTTCCGGGAGACCGGCGAGGGGCAAGCCATGCGCGTCGGCTATCCCCCGACCCGCGACCGCTGGCTGAGGCTCCGCCTTCTGCGTGACGACGGTGCCGTTCCGATCGCGAGTATCCGAGTCGCCAATAAACACCTGGAATCCGAGGCCGAGCTCGAAGACGCCGGTCTCGAGCTCGCACTCCGCGAGGACTCGCCGGTGGACGAAAGCTGGTGGGAGCTCGCCTCCGAGCGAAGAACGGCTCCGATCTCGGCGGTGCGCGTCGAGACTCTTCGGAACGAGTTCCATCGCCCGGTCAAGGTCGGCGCCAGCGACGACGGCGACACCTGGAGAGATGTCGGCCGCGGACTCGTCTATCGGTTCTTGAATCAGGAAACCGGCGCCGAGCGAGAGTCTCTTCAGGTGGAGTTCAGCGGCAGCTCGGCGAGATTCTGGCGCGTCGCGATCCTCGACGGCAATGACGCCCCGATCGACGATCTTCGGATCACGCTTCTGCGCCCGGTCCAGAGCGTGGTTTTTAGACCCGAGGCCCGGCGAGCCTTTAGGCTGCTGTACGGCCATTCCCGAGCCGAGAGCCCCCGTTACGAGCTGGCGCAACTGCTCGATAGCGGCCAATTGGCTGCCGCGCCCCTCGGTGCGCTCGGCGCCGAAGAGCCAAACCCGGACTTCGTCAGCTCCGAGCCCTTCTCCGAGCGCCATCCGGTGCTGATATGGGCAGCTCTGGCCCTGGCGGTCCTGGTTCTCGGCGCTCTGGCCGTCAAGTCGTTTCGCTCGGGATCGGATCCGTTCTCCGAATAG